tttaatgttttttttttccaattatttttattttatttatttatttttatttatttttcagaagaaaattttcagtcgcattgttttttttcatgcctaaagaggaataaaaacactcaggaaaaaattttgattaaggttctcataatttgtgcatgaaagggttgacatcacaaacttctggtgaccccagacattcaaaacagagactttttttttttttttttgtggctaaaatcaatttgtttttgatcatgtaatagtttgctatactatgttgcaaataaacattgattttagttgacatttagtctatatcagggtgtcaaactcattttagttcaggggccacattcagctaaatttgatctgcagtgggccgaaccagtaaaataataataactagaagcactcggagagcgcagacctccgccaaggctgatcagtggccccccccgtgggcccccccacccccgatcaccaccaaaatttaatcatttcttccttatcccatttccaacaaaccctgaaaatttcatccaaatctgtccataactttttgagttatgttgcacactcggacacacaacacaacaaacaaacaaaccctggcaaaaacataacctccttggcggaggtaataacctataataatgacaactgacaatttatgtctttgttttagtgtaagaaaacccattaaactatgaaaacttacttttataaactatccccccccaaaaaaaaaaacaaaactgaaatttaaattaaaaaaaacgttagaaaatttagtgcaattttaacactattttcCTCAACTTGTCATtgctccatgtgcattatggatcagatctacaaagacactaaacactgaggaacaggcagaaaaaatgttcaaattgggctgaattttctttagtcaTACGTTAATCTTTATGTGCATTAAATGTTTGAGGCTTTCCCAGTGGTGTCAGTCACCCTTTCATATGGTGAGTCTGtgtgaaaatatgaatgaaaatagcGGCCGAGCGCATACACAGGCTTTTCCTTAGAGCAGGGAAGAAACAGATGCAATCAGCAGCAAAGGAGATCTGTGGTGaattggtgtggtctgtctgttctCTTTACTTATTGGCTGATGACAGTTCAACTTTAGTGGCTGTAAAGAAATGGGGCAGAGatgaaaataatacaagaaaacgcCACTTTTTACGCTGTCAAACGTGATCCAGAGTGCTGTAAGATATGACGTTTTAAAGAGCCATAAGATGCTTATGCTGCTTTTAAAACAGTacatgatgacatttttgtgggAATTTATGGCGTATTTTACAGCGTTCTGGTGGTTTGGACACAGTTTTTTACGGCGTTTAAATGACCAGATGTGTTGTGGGAGTGGCGAATAGTGATAGAGTTGGCCGGGCATAAacatttgccaaaatgaatatgcaAAAAGGGGCGTTTACGTGCAGTTCTGCAcatgctgggaggagaaaatgtaaatttattaattttgcacacgcaaagtgatttatcaaacccacacacacccacacacacaccacacacacacacacaccacacacacaaactttaCTGGACTCTTGTAGCaaaggctacttttccacttgatctgatgattgtcattaaaaatacgcaccaacattaggctacagtgtgacaaaattatgtcattcaatccaacaacccccacagccccccacctctaaaatgaatctggcACCGTTAACCAGCAATggcattttagaacttctagacgaactaggggatgatttgggtccagtcacaaggaggagtcagtTAAACCTTCTATGACCAAACTCCTCCAACTTTACATTCCTTGtttctggatcattccagtctcTGTTACCACTAGTGCTAGTgaatcccagagcagtttttccagcgtactgtctccatgacgacaaccagtagcacccacaaaatcctcatttaaataggacaGTCTCCAAAAAGTTTGCACCAACTGTCATTTGCACGTCGCTGCTTCAGTCACTGGCAAGTGCCCCCTGATCTCACATATACCTATCTGGAaccaggcctggcgtcatctgtttattttgcatactgtatatgttatattttctttgcagagatgaaaatatgaAAGACagataatgcaaacaaacccatgtgtactcttttattctctcacccaatgagaattgataaggaatcggaacaataagcaaaattgataatggagtcggaatcattaaattcttatcaattccaatccttagttaaagggttaatctggtTCTAAAGAGATGCTTGTTCTGTTCCATTCccttgcatttcagtgaccacctcttctgtgtttttgtgttttgatgtagaaagaagccaaaggtggatgttaagtgaaacctaaaagttgtatCTGGAGAAAGACAAAGATTACCTGAATCCAGCAAAGATGAATGGAAGACCcgcctgtgaccagtgtggaaagactttcaccacaaaGAATGGGCTTGTGCAACATCTGAGAGTCCACACCGGAGAAAAACCTTATGTCTGTGACCATTGTCAAAAGGCTTTCACCACAGCAGGTCAATTAAAAATTCACCAACGGTACCACACCGGAGAAAGGCCTTATGTCTGTGACCATTGTCAAAAGGCTTTCACCACAGCAGGTCAATTAAAAATTCACCAACGGtaccacactggagaaagaccatatcggtgtgaccaatgtgggaagactttcatcagCAGGACGGGGTTTAAAGGTCACCTGCTCAGCCAcacaggagaaaaaccatatggctGTGACTATTGTCAAAAGACTTTCTTCACAGCAGGTGAATTAAAAATTCATCAACGGTggcacactggagaaagaccatatgagtgtgaccaatgtgggaagactttcatcagCAGGACGGGGTTTAAACGTCACTTGCTCATCCACACAGGAAAACCATATGGCTGTGACCGTTGTCAAAAGGCTTTCACTACAGCAGGTCAATTAAAAATTCACCAACGgcgccacactggagaaagaccatattggtgtgaccagtgtgggaagactttcatcagCAGGACGGGGTTTACAGGTCACCTGCTCagccacacaggaaaaaaaacatatgtcTGTCGCTATTGTGAGAAGGTTTTCTCCACAGCGGGTCAATTAGAAATTCACCAAAAGtaccacactggagaaagaccatatatgTGTGACCAGTGTGGCAAGACTTACACCCAAAGGGCTAGGCTTAAGGCACACAAACGCTTCCACACAGGAATAAAACCATATAGCTGCAACTATTGTCAAAACGCTTTCTTCACAGCAGGTCAATTAAAAACTCACCAGAGGTCCCAcacaggagaaaaaccatatgttTGTCACTATTGTCAAAAGGCTTTCTCCACAACAAGTAATTTAAAAACTCACCAACGgtgccacactggagaaagaccatataggTGACCATGTGGGAAGACCTTCACTAAATGGCTTTCACATAAGTTACACAAACGGATCCAcacaggagaaaaaccatataGCTGTCAtgagtgtgggaagacttttaccGGAAAAAGTGGCCTTAAGAAGCACTTACGCGTCCACAggggagaaagaccatatgggtgtgaccaatgtgggaagactttcactgcAGCAAGTTCACTTAAGatacaccaacgcatccacacaggagaaaaaccatatggtTGTGACCATTGTCAAAAGGCTTTCTACACAGCAAATGACTTAAAAGTTCACCAACGGtaccacactggagaaagaccatatcggtgtgatcagtgtgggaagactttcatcagCAGGAAGGGGTTTAAAGATCACCTGTTCATTCATACAGGAAAAAAACCATATGTCTGTCAGTATTGTCAAAAAACTTTCTGCACAGCAGCTACAGTAAGAAAACACCAATGGTGGTGCCACACAGGGAAAAAATCATATGGCTGTGACCAATGTCAAAAGGCTTTCCTCACACCAGATCAGTTAATAATTCATCAACGGCACcatactggagaaagaccatataggtgtgaccagtgtgggaggACTTTCATCCAACAGAAGGGACTTAGAGAACACAGATGCATTAAAAACTTTAAAAGACCATACCCCTGTGACCAGTGTCGTAAGGCTTTCAAAAGCGTGTCTACGTTACAATCTCACCGCCGTAAGTACCATAAGGAGGTGATGTATGAATGTGATTTGTGCAAAAAGTTACTCGCGTCGTCCAAGTCTTACAAGATTCATTTACGGCTCCATACTGGAGAGAAACCCTACCAGTGCAGATTCTGTGACGAATCTTTTGTGGCAGCTTCCTATCGTTCCACACATGAACGTGTCCAACATATCCAcgaaagacaaaaactgaacagtttCATCAAAAGTGAGACTCTAGAAACTAGTGGAATAAATCCGGATCATAACACATCAAACCCGTTTGAGTGTTACCAATGTGACAAAAGGTTCTCGTCATCGTCTGATCTTGCCTGTCACCAGCACAGATGTGAATCAACATCTGAATTAGCAAGTACCTCAGCATCAGTTGACGAGAAGACATGCAGTGTGTTTGAACCACCGGCACCGacttctgacaagaacatcagacttaaaaacctccagatcaggcttcacagaatccagatgtgaagacaaacactAGACTGAAAGCTGTTTCATTGTCCTCATATTAAGTATCAATCAGAAGTGTGCTCTAATGCTCCACCTTCACAAAACACTGACTTTACAGAACCACAACCTGACACAAGGTGAACGGTTAAACTAGTGTAGGCCAATAAGGCTGTGGTTTCCATGGGGATTCTACTTCTGATTGACTTTGTGGACATTTAGACTGGAAAACTGATGAGCTGTTAGCAGTTTAGTCCCAAACCGAGGCCAACAACATGGAGATCACATTCCAGTTGGAGGAAGTGTGTTTACCAGAAAGTTCACGACCACTAAaggtgacatgtcagactacgtGTCAGTGGATGTTGCAACAAGTCAGTGTTCCATCTAGTGGTCCAGTCTGGTACTGGTCAGGTCCAGTGTTTTATTTGACATCAAACTGGTTTCAACAGTTTTACACTGGTCTAACCCTGAGGTGCAGAATGCGCTTGATTTGGTTGAAAATGTTGAACTACTGATGGCTGTGGTAAAGAGGAACCACTTGAAATATTAGAAACGTTACAAATATTTTGACATGTTACGTTGTATTATAGTATATTTtaccattttgttttattataacAGTAAGGTGGACCTGAAACACGGGACAAAAGTAGGATTGTATATTTTCTCTGTGGCGTAGGTGATATATGACTGTAATGAAGCTGATGGAATCAGTCCAACTGAGACAAACGGACTCAAACAGGAAACTAACATGTGAGTGTGGTCTGTAGTCAAAAGCTGCTGAAAAACCACACAGAAAGGCCTGACATGGTCAAAGCccgacaccacagaagaagaaggagtcaGTAGTGAATGTGTGGAGGACTCCTTCCACTCCTCTAGTGGCTCAGATGGATGAGGAACTGCtccggaggtcagaggtcacaggttcACATCCACTGTTTCATCTGAAGGGCTTTTTCTTCTGccactgttttcatgttcagaCCTGATGCAGCCTGTGTGTAGAACTGATTCACACTAGAACAGGAGGGAAAAGGTGGAACCGCCTCATCAGTCTCCTTGGAGCTTAGTGGGTTCAGGATCAGGTCTGGAACTCAGAGGTTTTGGGATCTGATCCGGTCTTGGCTGTAatgacctggggcctcatgtacaaagcgtgcgtacgcacaaaaacctggcgtacgcccttttccacgctcacgttcagatgtataaagactgaaatgaccgtggaaatgtgcggtccttcacgcccactccatagctggcgtacgcacgtttctagtgctttggaaccattggcgacacttagaggtgacactgagaaactgttaataatgtggaaaaggtcattcctccgattgatgtgcacatcggagatacacagaagaacaataaacacaccggcacgtcatcctactgtcagagcagcacatccaccaacagaaccagaaccaattagaccctgtatccatcagtgccaatcctgtccagatggacattcagcaacagcaaagagacaaggacataaaattcataggttgataaatatagtgttcatgtctgtgagaacatttattagtcggtccagtcgctcattgactccgccgatcgtcctcacgatgtcctcttgtgactcgggtcagtacagacccatgccggtcagacgggcatcagcagtgggtgGCGGActggaggaccggctaacactggggagtcaacagaagcttctgtgacaggaggatgatactgggtctgactgtctgctgtctcattgttggaaaataacaatttgagtgattaaacatgagtcagagtctttgatttcctctttgatttcctgacatgatcacacatgaaccttttcTTGTTTgcctgtgatcagactgtgtatgacccgtagaaatGAACTGtgtgacttacactaatactaaatatatatttatctgggggtgatccgcatcagccctgtaagaaaagtgtcacaatgtcagcgactctttcctcaaacgtctcagttcgtctcttttctccttccgtcTGTTTTGTCCtccttcgcgtccaccttgacgtcatcgtctgatcctgcagacaggggaatcccagagggaaccccacctgcagaccctgtttatgctgatttgcatatttaaatgtgggcgtggagagggaggagtcaggtactccaacatatgcgctcaattccacgctgattgggatgtataaaggaaacgtacttggattcgggcgtacgcacagtttcatacatctggatttttttgtgcgttcggacttttctggatttgggcgtacggcaggtttcagtatgaaatccacgcaagtctttgtacatgaggcccctggtcagTGGACAGAGTGGTTCAGTGACTTTATCCTTCTCCATCATCATGTGAGTAAAGGAAGGGGTTTCCTCTGGTCATGTTGGACCTCCTTTAGACAGGACTCATCCATGTTTGTCTGAAAAAACAAAGGTTTaagcttaatttaaaaaaaaaaacagtttgattgTTCACATCTGAgccaatgtttttttgtttttttttttctttaaacgtGGTCAGTTCTGCTGTAAATATTAGAAAGTTTCCCGGGTTTAATATTACACAACTTTTAAGGTGTTCTTGAACGATGGACACTGATTGAACATGAGTAAAGGTTGGATGAGTATTTTCCATGTGCTTCAGTGTTTGATTCTGACAGATGTCTGCAGCTGATGGAGGTGAATGAACCAATCAGATCAGAGCTCtcccagacctgatccaggaccAGCTGGACTTCAGATTTCACCGATCCTCAACAGAAAAGTCTGTCAGTTCAAGGTTAGAAAACACACAGTCCTGTTGTCCCTGACGTTTGTGAAGACAGTGagcgcagcagcagcagtagcagtgaCAGGTCAGCAGGTGGCGGTGTTGGGCTGTTTTTCGACTGAATCATAATCTTTGTTCCAGTTGAAACAGTGAAGCCCTTTAAACccaaaagccaaaaaaattcattttaaaattctggATGGAGTCTATCCTTCCAATGATATGATAAAACAACGATTTGATTTTGAAacaaataacatttatttttccattgTATGTATGTGGAAGCGTTACGGCTGGACATTTCTGATTGGCTTCACACAAACGTTTGCCTTCCTGAGGATTTTTCTATAATGGACATTACttatggacatgtactggacaatgTCAAAGATAACCTTTTAATAAATAGCGTCATTCTGGGTTAATTTTAcagatacaaataaaaacatttgaagaTGAAACCCACATTTTCCAGTTTCCATAGTGAGTTTATGCTCCAAATGAAAACTCAGTCACGTGAAGAGTAAATCTGCATTGAACCTTCTATCAGttattgaagaaaataatttgtACAACAAGCCCTAGCCTCCCACctcatttaatttaaattttttttaatttttattttttttttataaaaatttgCAGTCTTCATGGTTGTTGACATCTGTGTATGTACTCCTGTTTGCACCTGTGCCTTTGTATGTTCTTTAATATGAATGCTtagttgtttgtatatttgtatgttgtcaataaaaaaaataaaaagttgcgACAGTGAAGCCATGTTTAGAATTTTTGCAACTGTGATTGGAGCCTTCTGTCTGGTGAGAGCATGTCATTGGACAGAAAGTGTAAAAATCTGTAAGAGGTGAAATGGAATCAATTGAACATGGAAGATTGGTTTTTTAAGTTTTGGGggattttttgggttttttattgcatttgttattcaacaataaaacatacaaaaaatattaatatacagaACATCAGACATTCCAAGACACAATAATCATAGACTAATAATACAAAGACACAGAAACTTcaagaataaattaattaaataaacaaaaaagacaaaatataataacttcttaaaaaaaagaaaataatgaagataagtaaaatatacattaaaaggagagaaaaatatattgaatCCTCTCCCATACTCAATTATTGGGTTTAGTTTTTGGTGTAACCACCTACAGTCCACAGTATTTACTATAATCAGCCTTTAACAGCATCCACTCAGTTTTTCAATTTCTTCGTATTGTGCCTTTTCCAGTTATCAGTACAGGTTCTGTTATTTTCCTGACTATCAGTGAAAAATGACTTTGTTAATGTGTTACCATGTGCATTGCTGTGTGTTCTGTAAGTCTTATTAAAACATAGACTTAGTTATGTTTAGTTTTTTGCGTTGTAGTACTGTTTTCGAACAGGTTATGATGAGGAAGTAGTGTGAACTGTTGTGTAGCACAGATTAAAATGTTGTTTAATTGAATATTGTAACGTGTCCTACACACAGCACTGGGAGGATGAACTATTTTAATGTGAAGGTTAGAGTTGTCCTCATCGTTCTGCTGTTAGATCCTAAACTGTCAACAACATGGCTTCCATGTACTTTGAACTCACACACATGGGAATCTGGTGTGATGATGTATTTTGGatcatttatttaaaattatgactttttatcacactattgcaaatttattttcaaaatattaggACTTTAATCTCATGTTAGTGtgacattatttttaattttttaaactacgactttattctcataatttatggctttattctcaaatatTACGGCTTCATTCTCGTGGTgacaagtttttttatttttcctgtggccctaatacactgtaGTACTATGGAGCCTTTTTGTCTaaaattttttaagtttttgatCAGGTTTGAGTCCCATGCAGTGCTATTAATATGGCTGGTTATTTCCAATGGAAATAACCAACATTGTTTAAATGTTTAACCAACATTCAGGCAAAATTGTTTGAGAGTGTTTATTGAATTGTTCTCTTTATTCTTTATTGGGGATTCCCATTAGCTGATGTGCAAATGCCAGTCttgtcttcctggggtcctcttgaagaaaaaataaaataaaaaaatgtaattgtttaTTTGGTTGCACattcatttaaaaccaaaaaaagaagaaaaatgtaacatATTAAATCCTAAATGTGAGAGGGAAACACTATGAGAGACTTGAAGTTTGttttgtgagtgtgagtgtgttttGTGTGCACTATAAAACCGTGTTGACTGTAGTTTGACTGGTGCCATGCTGTCTCCATTTGGACTCTTCTGGAGAGCCCTGGATTTTATTACTCTTGGTAAGAATTGTCTATTCAATCATTTGTTTTAATCTAGAGTCAAGATGTGTATACAAGTGTAAGATTTCTGATGTAAATGTTTTACTGAGATTTAATGAGAGAGCTCGACTTGATTTTGAATGCTTTCTGACTGCGTTACACAGGTCAGGAGTTTTGTTTGCTGAGATTTAAAGATAGAAGATTCTGTCCAAGGCTGGTGAGTCCGAGCCCAAGATGATCCACTGTGTGTAAACCTGAACTGCACtgaatggactgaactgtttgaACTGAGTGGTAGGATAAACCCAGATCCACCTGTTTGTCCTGCGTACTCTGTTAGGAGAAAAATACTGAGGGCTGAGACAAAAGGCTTCAGTTTTCAtttaaagtggtcatatttatctaaacccacttttattaatctttggttcgtttatttgtgtatttggaccctaatagttcataaagtttgaatttgaaccctccaggtgcctcAAAGCTATCTTTCTATTAATTCTGgcgaaaatcgagtggatttcttcagcctgttttaattcctgctgaatttgttgcgttttataactagttacatcatcacatttagtagtagtagtgtagttttatttcgatcACATAGAatcaaagaaccatacaacatggtcaaacaaaatttttcagcgctcgaaaaggagtgggaagaagtgcaacttacagactccaccccctttttacaaactaataattaaattaactccacttcctttgttttgttaacacaccttttcttctgtatatttttacaataacacaaagcatccatacaaaccattcacatacacttttttagtcacctcacacacacagtcagatttTCATAGTCAACTGTTTTTATTATAACTATAagatttatatgcactttaaatatttactacaaatacaatgatcaataaatgtgataatatctttttatcatgataattacaataatatttcaTGTGTACTTTtatgttataactagatattgacttattcagataatgttctatattttgtcatCATAGTGGATGtgtacatccttttaaatgcacaaattgaagaagacatttttaagttttgctccagattattccacagatgtacccctatgactgagatacactggctttttgtttgttctacacttcattttcttgtagattttagTTCCCCTTTTGCCTGGGcccaaacatctcctgtagactgatttgcacatataaggtcaagacttctgatgaaacatttctccgagtaccataattgtttatcagcagcagtggttgtagtaaaacggaaaatttgtccaaactttgagtccaTTACCTAAAATCttcacctttctggtgtcattactcagaaatagggtgagaatggcctgtggagttgaattaatgaagaattcagacccaagcagagtgtttacagttcatgtagaccacagggaaatgtttaaaatgcataattccatttaaaaacacaaaaagcaaaatatcactccttaaagACCAGGCTTCACGCATCTTAGTTTGTCAAAgcacaaaata
The sequence above is a segment of the Sphaeramia orbicularis chromosome 2, fSphaOr1.1, whole genome shotgun sequence genome. Coding sequences within it:
- the LOC115432393 gene encoding zinc finger protein 271-like gives rise to the protein MNGRPACDQCGKTFTTKNGLVQHLRVHTGEKPYVCDHCQKAFTTAGQLKIHQRYHTGERPYVCDHCQKAFTTAGQLKIHQRYHTGERPYRCDQCGKTFISRTGFKGHLLSHTGEKPYGCDECGKTFTGKSGLKKHLRVHRGERPYGCDQCGKTFTAASSLKIHQRIHTGEKPYGCDHCQKAFYTANDLKVHQRYHTGERPYRCDQCGKTFISRKGFKDHLFIHTGKKPYVCQYCQKTFCTAATVRKHQWWCHTGKKSYGCDQCQKAFLTPDQLIIHQRHHTGERPYRCDQCGRTFIQQKGLREHRCIKNFKRPYPCDQCRKAFKSVSTLQSHRRKYHKEVMYECDLCKKLLASSKSYKIHLRLHTGEKPYQCRFCDESFVAASYRSTHERVQHIHERQKLNSFIKSETLETSGINPDHNTSNPFECYQCDKRFSSSSDLACHQHRCESTSELASTSASVDEKTCSVFEPPAPTSDKNIRLKNLQIRLHRIQM